In Brachypodium distachyon strain Bd21 chromosome 2, Brachypodium_distachyon_v3.0, whole genome shotgun sequence, one genomic interval encodes:
- the LOC100841221 gene encoding E3 ubiquitin-protein ligase At1g63170: MAAPPVESETGSPTDNHPLLMDHLENTSHREIAIDSPRDDDASSSTSSRDNNSGLDRLPRNSENLQETTTPSNSQNAPLARRGDNRVRRQQSPLNSSCWISVELIVTVSQIIAAISVLSLSRNEHPHAPLFEWVIGYTVGCIATLPLLYWRYIHRNRLTTGQESASQNFPPNSIPEANSFTESSASRISEAGHVTGTNGVSQNNTITRNPRVQAYADHFRMALDCFFAVWFVVGNVWIFGGHSSSHDAPNLYRLCIAFLTFSCIGYAMPFILCALICCCLPCIISLMSFREDLNQNKGATAEAINALRTYKFKLKKARNGEGSEGGGILAAGTDKERIVSAEDAVCCICLARYVNNDDLRELPCTHFFHKECVDKWLKINALCPLCKAEIDGGSTSSSALGFGRRHSDNRVVNDIESQV, from the exons ATGGCTGCTCCTCCTGTTGAATCAGAAACAGGCAGTCCAACAGATAATCACCCTTTACTGATGGACCACCTGGAAAATACTTCTCATCGCGAGATTGCAATTGACAGCCCAAGGGATGACGACGCTTCTTCATCAACATCTAGTCGGGATAATAACAGTGGATTGGATCGACTGCCTCGTAACTCAGAAAATTTGCAGGAAACAACTACTCCATCTAACTCTCAGAATGCTCCTCTAGCAAGAAGAGGTGATAATCGTGTCCGTCGTCAGCAAAGTCCTTTGAATTCTAGTTGCTGGATTTCAGTTGAGCTTATTGTAACAGTTAGCCAGATTATAGCGGCTATCTCTGTTCTATCATTATCAAGGAATGAACATCCACATGCTCCATTGTTTGAGTGGGTCATTGGTTACACAGTAGGTTGTATTGCtactcttcctcttctttacTGGCGCTATATCCATCGCAACCGCCTGACCACTGGGCAAGAATCAGCAAGTCAGAACTTCCCACCGAACAGCATCCCTGAGGCCAATTCTTTCACAGAAAGTTCAGCCTCTCGTATATCTGAAGCTGGCCATGTAACTGGCACAAATGGAGTCTCACAAAACAACACCATCACCAGAAATCCAAG GGTCCAAGCTTATGCTGATCACTTCAGGATGGCCCTGGACTGTTTTTTCGCTGTGTGGTTtgttgtggggaatgtgtggATATTTGGTGGACATTCTTCTTCTCATGACGCACCTAACTTGTACAG GTTGTGTATAGCCTTCCTCACATTCAGCTGCATTGGCTATGCTATGCCTTTCATTCTCTGCGCATTGATATGCTGTTGTCTACCCTGCATAATCTCCTTAATGAGCTTTCGTGAAGATCTAAACCAAAACAAAGGTGCTACTGCAGAAGCAATCAATGCCCTGAGGACATACAAGTTCAAATTGAAGAAGGCTCGTAATGGTGAGGGCAGTGAAGGTGGTGGGATCCTGGCTGCTGGAACAGACAAGGAGCGTATTGTTTCTGCTGAGGATGCT GTTTGCTGCATCTGCTTGGCAAGGTACGTGAACAATGATGATCTCCGAGAGCTTCCTTGCACACACTTCTTCCACAAAGAATGCGTAGATAAATGGCTCAAGATAAATGCCCTGTGCCCCCTCTGCAAAGCTGAGATAGATGGTGGTTCGACAAGTTCTTCAGCCCTTGGCTTTGGGCGTCGCCACAGTGACAACAGGGTAGTAAACGACATTGAATCGCAAGTATAA